A single region of the Vicia villosa cultivar HV-30 ecotype Madison, WI linkage group LG4, Vvil1.0, whole genome shotgun sequence genome encodes:
- the LOC131600480 gene encoding uncharacterized protein LOC131600480 has translation MVTKARKPSHAGSWYTDNPRKLSEELEGWLNSSGLTKSSDVRGVIAPHAGYSYSGRAAAYAFGNIDPSNIKRVFLLGPSHHYYTPKCALSTATVYKTPIGDLPIDLEVNEQLKATGKFETMDIHVDEAEHSMEMHLPYLAKVFEGHTVKIVPILVGAVSAESEAMYGELLSQFVDDPTNFFSISSDFCHWGSRFNYMYHDKKHGPIYKSIEALDKMGMDIIETGDPDSFKKYLSEYDNTICGRHPISVFLHMLKNSSTKIKVKFLRYEQSSQCQNTRDSSVSYASAAAKVDDSNSS, from the exons ATGGTCACCAAAGCCAGAAAACCATCCCATGCTGGTTCTTGGTACACCGATAATC CTAGGAAGCTTTCAGAAGAACTAGAAGGGTGGCTGAATTCGAGTGGTTTGACCAAGTCTTCTGATGTACGGGGAGTAATAGCACC ACATGCAGGTTATTCCTATTCAGGACGAGCTGCTGCATATGCATTTGGAAACATTGATCCATCTAACAT CAAACGTGTTTTCCTACTTGGTCCTTCTCACCACTATTACACTCCAAAATGTGCTCTTTCAACCGCAACAGTCTACAAGACACCCATTGGGGACCTACCTATTGATTTGGAAG TAAACGAGCAACTTAAAGCTACAGGAAAATTTGAAACGATGGATATTCATGTTGATGAAGCTGAACATAGCATGGAAATGCACTTGCCATATCTTGCTAAAGTATTTGAAGG GCACACGGTGAAAATTGTACCCATTTTAGTCGGTGCTGTTAGTGCTGAGAGTGAAGCTATGTATGGAGAGCTTCTTTCTCAATTTGTCGATGATCCCACTAATTTCTTCTCTATTTCATCAGATTTCTGTCACTGGGGATCTCG GTTCAATTACATGTACCATGACAAAAAACATGGGCCTATTTACAAATCCATTGAAGCCTTGGACAAGATGGGCATGGATATCATAGAAACTGGAGACCCTGATTCATTCAAAAAGTATCTGTCAGAATATGACAATACAATCTGTGGACGCCATCCAATTAGTGTTTTTCTCCAT ATGCTGAAGAATAGCTCtacaaaaataaaagtcaaatttcTTCGCTACGAGCAGTCCAGCCAATGCCAAAATACAAGGGATAGTAGTGTTAGTTATGCATCTGCAGCGGCAAAGGTTGATGATTCAAACTCTAGCTAA
- the LOC131596284 gene encoding protein PHOX1, which yields MGKPAGKRKDHESPKANNNHNNKKGYERSSSSKALDDDTAMFINMSQELREEGNKLFYQKKDNEGAMLKYEKALKLLPKNHIDVAHLHTNMAMCYMQLGLGEYPRAINECNLALQVSPRYSKALLRRAKCYEALNRLDLAMRDVRVVLNAEPNNLSALEVLDSLRNTMDEKGITIDETEIALAAIQQQESPAARFRKVVNEKIKKKKGHKGEGEEERKSKVVEKKANVVNVKVKGKDPKDKVMKDKIMKDKVMKDKDSEEIVKKDKAVTRTVKLIYGEDIRWAQFPVNCSMKLVRDVIRDRFPGLKGVLVKYKDREGDLVTITTTAELRLAEDCHVLGSIRLYITQVDFDQEPRYDEKTSSGEVRVGNGVGEGDRGVKANRMITVEDWLVQFARLFKNHVGFDSDSYLDIHEVGMKLYSEAMEDAVTNDSAQELFDIAADKFQEMAALALFNWGNVHLSKARRQVPFQEETSFEHVKAAYEWAKKEYKEAEMRYEESVKIKPDFYDGLLALGYQQFEQAKLCWCYLIANNKKFEVGPFEEVLQLYNKAEDSMEKGMLMWEEIEEQRLNGLSKLDKYNAQLEKMGLLGLFRDVSSEEADEHASKMRTQIYLLWGTLLYERSVVEFKLGLPTWEECLEVAVEKFELAGASTTDIGVMIKNHCSNETAMEGFKIDDIVQAWNEMYDGWQFDVPTFRLEPLFRRRVPRLHEILEQF from the exons ATGGGGAAACCAGCTGGGAAAAGGAAGGATCATGAATCACCAAAAGCAAACAACAATCACAACAACAAGAAGGGTTACGAGCGTTCATCATCCTCAAAAGCATTGGATGATGACACAGCTATGTTCATCAACATGTCACAAGAGCTTAGAGAAGAAGGTAACAAACTTTTTTACCAGAAAAAAGATAATGAAGGTGCTATGTTAAAGTACGAAAAAGCCCTCAAACTCCTTCCTAAAAATCACATAGATGTTGCACATCTTCATACAAATATGGCTATGTGTTATATGCAATTGGGACTCGGTGAGTATCCTCGAGCAATCAATGAGTGCAACCTTGCTTTGCAGGTTTCGCCTCGGTATAGCAAAGCTCTTTTGAGGAGAGCTAAGTGTTATGAAGCTTTGAATCGGTTGGATTTGGCTATGAGGGATGTTAGAGTTGTTTTGAACGCTGAGCCGAATAATCTTTCGGCGTTGGAGGTTCTTGATAGCTTGAGAAATACTAtggatgagaaagggattacTATTGATGAGACCGAGATTGCCTTGGCTGCTATACAGCAGCAAGAGTCTCCCGCTGCTCGGTTTAGGAAAGTTGTTAatgagaagattaagaaaaagAAGGGACATAAAGGGGAAGGTGAGGAAGAACGTAAAAGTAAGGTTGTTGAGAAGAAAGCCAATGTTGTGAATGTTAAGGTGAAGGGTAAAGATCCTAAGGATAAGGTTATGAAGGATAAGATTATGAAGGATAAGGTTATGAAGGATAAGGATAGTGAGGAAATTGTTAAGAAAGATAAAGCGGTTACTAGGACTGTGAAGTTGATATATGGAGAGGATATAAGATGGGCGCAATTTCCTGTGAATTGTAGTATGAAGTTGGTGAGGGATGTGATAAGGGATAGATTTCCGGGGTTAAAGGGTGTTCTTGTTAAGTATAAGGATAGGGAAGGTGATTTAGTTACTATTACTACTACTGCTGAATTAAGGTTAGCTGAGGATTGTCATGTGCTTGGCTCGATTCGGCTATATATTACGCAGGTGGATTTTGATCAGGAGCCGCGTTATGATGAAAAGACGAGTAGTGGTGAGGTGAGAGTGGGGAATGGAGTTGGAGAAGGAGACAGGGGTGTCAAGGCTAATAGGATGATTACTGTGGAGGATTGGCTTGTTCAGTTTGCGAGGCTGTTTAAGAACCATGTTGGATTTGATTCGGATTCGTATTTGGATATTCATGAGGTTGGGATGAAGCTGTATTCAGAGGCGATGGAGGATGCAGTGACCAATGATAGTGCTCAAGAGCTGTTTGATATTGCTGCGGATAAGTTTCAAGAGATGGCTGCTTTGGCTTTGTTTAATTGGGGGAATGTTCACTTGTCTAAAGCAAGGAGGCAAGTGCCTTTTCAGGAGGAAACGTCTTTCGAGCATGTTAAAGCTGCATATGAGTGGGCTAAGAAGGAGTACAAGGAAGCAGAAATGAGATACGAAGAATCTGTGAAAATCAAACCGGACTTTTACGATGGACTACTTGCTCTTGGGTATCAGCAGTTTGAGCAAGCAAAGCTCTGCTGGTGTTACTTAATTGCAAACAATAAGAAATTTGAAGTTGGCCCTTTTGAAGAGGTTCTACAGCTCTACAACAAGGCCGAGGACAGCATGGAGAAAGGGATGTTGATGTGGGAGGAGATTGAGGAACAGCGTTTGAATGGACTATCTAAATTAGATAAATATAATGCACAGTTAGAGAAAATGGGGTTACTTGGTCTTTTCAGGGATGTTTCTTCTGAAGAAGCCGACGAGCACGCTTCAAAGATGAGGACACAGATATATCTTTTATGGGGTACGTTATTGTACGAGCGTTCTGTTGTGGAATTTAAGCTCGGACTACCAACATGGGAGGAATGTTTGGAGGTTGCAGTTGAAAAGTTTGAACTAGCCGGAGCTTCTACAACTGACATTGGTGTCATGATAAAGAACCATTGTTCTAATGAAACAGCAATGGAAG GGTTTAAAATTGACGACATAGTGCAAGCATGGAATGAGATGTATGATGGGTGGCAGTTTGATGTTCCAACTTTCCGACTTGAACCATTGTTTCGTCGGCGTGTTCCAAGACTCCATGAAATCCTGGAGCAATTTTAA
- the LOC131596285 gene encoding calcium uptake protein, mitochondrial — MSFISTLRRSISPFISHFSIQRFQILHPSTSSLLNSRNGVFAVILAGTSLGFLLYTTDFDSTLFQPSLSSFVDLSTPDSEDQNGSRFSPSSLFAKLSLPETSGTFIFGEAFRRKVFFNYEKRMRLRSPPEKVFEYFASYRSPQREVLMMPADLMRAVVPVFPPSESHLVRDGYLIGERSPGHLCCSPSEFFMLFDLNNDGLISFKEYIFFVTLLSIPESRFSVAFKMFDVNNNGEITKEEFKKVMALMRTHHRQGAQHRNGLRTGLKVNDSVENGGLLEYFFGEDGKGCLQIDKFVQFLRDLHEEMLKLEFAHYDYKSRKTISAKDFALSMVASADMSHLGKLLERVDELNNNPCFKDMRITFEDFKNFDELRKKLFPFSLALFSFGEVNGLLTRDDFQRAASHVCGISLSDNVVEIVFHLFDTNQDGNLSTDEFIRVLHKRERDIGQSLETGMLGLLSSCWNRKQNI, encoded by the exons ATGTCTTTCATTTCCACTCTCAGAAGATCCATCTCACCCTTCATCTCACACTTTTCAATCCAACGCTTCCAGATCCTCCACCCTTCCACCTCATCGCTTCTCAACTCCCGGAACGGTGTTTTCGCCGTCATTCTCGCCGGCACCAGTCTAGGGTTTCTTCTCTACACCACCGACTTTGATTCAACTCTCTTTCAACCTTCACTCTCTTCTTTTGTTGACTTGTCTACACCGGATTCCGAAGACCAAAATGGATCTCGTTTTTCACCTTCTTCGTTGTTTGCGAAATTGTCACTTCCTGAAACTTCTGGTACCTTCATTTTTGGAG AGGCGTTCAGGAGAAAGGTTTTTTTCAATTATGAGAAGCGCATGCGGTTGCGAAGTCCTCCGGAAAAG GTTTTTGAATATTTTGCATCTTATCGATCACCACAAAGAGAAGTACTCATGATGCCGGCAGACCTAATGAGGGCTGTAGTTCCTGTTTTCCCTCCATCTGAATCTCACCTTGTTAGAGATGGATACTTGATAGGAGAAAGAAGCCCTGGCCATTTATGCTGCTCTCCTTCAGAATTTTTTATGCTTTTCGATCTAAACAATGACGGACTTATATCTTTTAAAGA GTATATCTTTTTTGTAACGCTACTCAGCATCCCAGAATCAAGATTTTCTGTGGCATTTAAAATGTTTGACGTGAACAACAATGG AGAGATAACCAaggaagaattcaagaaagtgaTGGCATTGATGCGAACTCATCATCGACAAGGTGCTCAACACAGGAATGGACTGCGAACTGGTCTGAAGGTGAACGATTCTGTGGAAAATGGAGGGCTGTTGGAATACTTTTTTGGTGAAGACGGAAAGGGTTGCCTCCAAATTGATAAATTTGTACAATTTTTGCGAGACTTGCACGAAGAA ATGCTGAAGCTGGAGTTTGCTCACTATGACTACAAATCTCGAAAAACAATTTCAGCCAAGGACTTTGCACTCTCCATGGTTGCTTCCGCCGACATGAGTCATCTAGGCAAGTTGCTTGAACGGGTTGATGAATTGAATAATAATCCATGCTTTAAGGACATGCGCATCACATTTGAGGACTTCAAAAACTTTGACGAGCTAAGGAAAAAGTTATTTCCATTTTCATTAGCCCTTTTTAGTTTTGGAGAAGTAAACGGCCTGTTGACGAGAGATGATTTTCAGCGAGCAGCGTCACAT GTTTGTGGCATTTCTCTCTCGGACAATGTGGTTGAGattgtttttcatttgtttgATACAAATCAAGACGGAAACCTGAGTACAGACGAATTTATCAGAGTGCTACACAAACGAGAAAGGGACATCGGACAATCATTGGAAACAGGAATGTTGGGTTTGTTGTCTTCTTGCTGGAACCGAAAACAAAACATCTAA
- the LOC131596286 gene encoding probable LRR receptor-like serine/threonine-protein kinase At3g47570 translates to MNHFSFFLSIFFYVYFSHAPNQTLAVTLTLQNQTDHQALLQFKHSITTDPNGVLDSWNSSTHFCNWHGITCNAMHQRVTKLNLQGNNLHGTFSPYIGNLSRLRNINLENNSFTGHIPHELGRLLKLHQLSLSYNKFSGDIPKSLSNCSNLRVLHLLENNFTGKIPPEFAFLQKLLVVDIGKNNLTGGVPSFIGNLSSLTSLGLVFNNLEGHIPQEICLLRNLKTIELIANNLSGKFPPCFYNMSSLESISVTHNHFVGSLPSNMFQTLPKLQVFKIGVNNISGRIPTSIANASTLTSFDIGENLFRGQVPSLGKLRDLRLLNLEINILGKNSTHDLDFLKTLTNCSKLEILSLTANSFGGFLPNSIGNFSHNLSELYLGGNNVSGKVPKELGNLVNLIILSLGHNNFEGTIPTSFGQFRKMQLLDLRENKLSGEIPSFIGNLSQLSELWMEENMFEGNIPLSIGKCQMLIFLNLSQNNLRGRIPLEVFGISSLSKGLDLSHNSFSGSLPYEVGLLKNIGKLDVSENRLSGDIPRTIDGCVSLEYLRLQGNSFNGTIPSKLSSIKGLRHLDLSRNQLSGSIPIDLQDMAFLEYLNVSFNKLEGEVPIKGVFRNAGRLGVTGNNKLCGGILELHLSPCPAKHQNLRLTAVIICVIVFLIILMLALAMYLMRKRNRKPSFDTPKIEQLDKVSYQELHQGTDGFSDRNLIGSGSFGSVYKGNLVSQDKVVAIKILNLEKKGAHKSFIAECNALKNIRHRNLVKILTCCSSTDYKGEEFKALVFDYMKNGSLEDWLHPRSANSEHPRMLSLVQRLNIMIDIGYALHYLHRECEQLVLHCDIKPSNILLDDDMVAHVSDFGITKLVSVVDNTSYKETSTVRLRGTIGYAPPEYGMSSEVSSCGDMYSFGILVLEMITGRRPTDERFEDGQNLHSFVENSFHGSIMQILDPNLVPRDIEARVEKCLVSVLRIGLGCSMESPKERMNIVDVTKELDIIKKVFLDGEIN, encoded by the exons ATGAATCACTTCTCTTTctttttatctatatttttttatgtatactTTTCACATGCCCCCAACCAAACTTTAGCAGTGACCTTAACATTACAAAACCAAACTGATCATCAAGCATTGCTCCAATTCAAACACTCAATAACCACTGACCCAAACGGAGTCCTAGACTCTTGGAATTCCTCCACACACTTCTGCAACTGGCATGGAATCACATGCAACGCCATGCATCAAAGAGTCACAAAGTTGAACTTACAAGGAAACAACTTGCATGGCACCTTTTCACCTTACATTGGAAACCTCTCTCGTTTAAGAAACATCAACCTCGAAAACAACAGCTTCACAGGACACATTCCACACGAACTCGGCCGGTTGTTAAAACTACATCAACTCTCTTTGAGCTATAACAAGTTTTCAGGAGACATTCCAAAGAGCTTGTCAAATTGCTCCAATCTTAGAGTCTTGCATTTGCTCGAAAACAATTTCACCGGCAAAATACCACCCGAATTCGCCTTTCTTCAAAAGCTTCTCGTAGTAGACATCGGAAAAAACAATTTAACCGGAGGAGTTCCTTCTTTCATAGGTAACCTTTCTTCCTTGACAAGTCTTGGCCTTGTTTTCAACAACTTAGAGGGACATATTCCACAGGAAATATGTCTCCTAAGAAACTTGAAAACTATAGAACTTATCGCGAACAATTTATCAGGTAAGTTTCCGCCTTGTTTCTATAATATGTCATCTCTTGAATCGATCTCAGTTACTCACAATCACTTCGTCGGTTCTCTTCCATCTAATATGTTCCAAACATTACCTAAGCTCCAAGTTTTCAAAATTGGAGTGAACAACATCTCAGGCAGAATCCCAACTTCCATTGCAAATGCTTCTACTTTGACATCATTTGACATTGGCGAAAACCTTTTTCGTGGACAAGTTCCAAGTCTAGGGAAGCTACGAGATCTTCGTTTGCTAAATCTCGAGATCAACATTCTAGGAAAAAATTCAACTCATGATTTAGATTTCTTGAAAACACTGACAAATTGTAGTAAGTTAGAAATTCTTAGTTTAACTGCTAATAGTTTTGGAGGTTTTCTTCCAAATTCTATAGGCAATTTCTCCCACAATCTTAGTGAACTATACCTTGGGGGTAATAACGTATCAGGAAAAGTTCCTAAGGAGTTGGGAAATCTAGTAAACTTAATCATCTTGAGCTTGGGACATAACAACTTTGAAGGAACTATTCCAACAAGTTTTGGACAGTTCAGGAAAATGCAACTGTTAGATTTGCGCGAAAACAAGTTGTCGGGGGAAATACCGAGTTTCATAGGCAATCTCAGTCAGTTGTCTGAGTTGTGGATGGAAGAAAACATGTTTGAAGGAAATATTCCTTTGAGTATAGGGAAGTGTCAAATGTTGATATTTCTAAACCTTTCACAAAACAATCTTCGAGGGCGCATACCCTTAGAAGTTTTTGGAATTTCGTCGTTATCGAAGGGATTAGACTTATCACATAATTCATTCAGTGGTAGTTTACCTTACGAAGTCGGTTTGTTGAAGAATATTGGTAAGCTGGATGTGTCTGAAAATCGTTTGTCTGGTGACATACCAAGAACCATAGATGGATGTGTAAGCTTAGAGTACCTTCGTTTACAAGGTAACTCCTTTAACGGAACCATACCTTCCAAACTGTCATCTATCAAAGGTCTTCGACATTTAGACTTGTCGAGGAATCAATTGTCTGGATCGATTCCTATAGACTTGCAGGATATGGCTTTTCTAGAATACTTGAATGTATCTTTCAACAAGTTGGAAGGTGAGGTTCCAATCAAAGGTGTCTTTCGAAATGCAGGTCGGTTGGGAGTGACAGGAAACAATAAGCTTTGTGGAGGGATTTTAGAGTTGCATCTATCACCATGCCCTGCCAAACACCAAAATTTGAGGTTGACTGCAGTGATCATTTGTGTGATTGTTTTCCTTATTATACTCATGTTAGCTCTAGCCATGTACTTGATGAGGAAAAGAAATAGAAAACCATCTTTTGATACACCGAAAATTGAACAACTAGATAAGGTTTCATACCAAGAACTACATCAAGGAACGGACGGGTTCTCAGATAGAAACTTGATTGGATCGGGAAGTTTTGGTTCTGTATACAAAGGAAATCTTGTATCACAAGATAAAGTTGTTGCTATAAAGATTCTGAACCTTGAAAAGAAAGGAGCACACAAGAGTTTTATCGCCGAATGTAATGCATTGAAAAATATCAGACATCGAAATTTGGTCAAGATTTTAACATGTTGTTCTAGTACTGATTATAAAGGTGAAGAATTCAAGGCTTTAGTTTTCGATTACATGAAAAATGGAAGCTTAGAAGACTGGCTTCATCCTAGGTCAGCGAATTCAGAACATCCAAGAATGTTGAGTCTTGTTCAAAGATTAAATATCATGATTGATATTGGTTATGCATTACATTATCTTCATCGCGAATGTGAGCAATTAGTCCTTCACTGTGATATAAAGCCGAGCAACATCCTTCTCGACGATGACATGGTTGCTCATGTGAGTGATTTTGGCATAACAAAACTTGTCTCGGTCGTTGATAATACATCTTATAAGGAAACTAGTACTGTCAGACTAAGAGGGACCATTGGTTATGCTCCTCCAG AGTATGGAATGAGTTCTGAAGTATCGAGCTGCGGTGATATGTATAGCTTTGGAATACTCGTGTTGGAAATGATTACTGGAAGACGACCGACGGATGAAAGGTTTGAAGATGGCCAAAATCTACATAGTTTTGTTGAGAATTCATTTCATGGCAGTATTATGCAGATTTTGGATCCAAATCTTGTACCAAGAGATATAGAGGCAAGAGTGGAGAAGTGCTTAGTTTCAGTTCTAAGGATTGGACTTGGTTGTTCAATGGAATCACCAAAAGAAAGAATGAACATAGTAGATGTTACTAAAGAGTTAGATATAATCAAGAAGGTCTTTCTTGATGGTGAGATAAACTAG